The nucleotide window CTGCAACAGACGGGGAAGAATGATATCCGCACACTTTTGGCAAATCATGGATTTGAGCGTGACGAAGATCCTACTATTATGTGGCGTCCAGTGCCGATGCATGGAAAAACAATTCGGGTACGAGTCGATCTGTTTCCCTTACAATTTGCGGCGGTTGGAAATTCGGGAGCGGTTTCAGACAAATCGGAAACTCGGTTGTTCTCGGAATCGTCTTTTTGTGTATCTGTTAATGGTGAGTTTTCCGATGGCCGGAAAGAAAGAGTTGAGATTCGGATTGCTTCGCTAACTCTTTTTCTGGCCTTGAAGGGTCGAGCTTTTTCTGATCGGCTTAAAACCAAAGATGCCTGGGATATTTACTATTGTCTGCAGAATTACCCGGGCAGCCTGGAAGCATTGGCGAAGGAAATCAGTCCCCATTTGCAAAATGAATTGATCCGCGAAGGCTTTCAATGTATCGCCCAGTTGTTTTCCAGCGTTGACGATTATGGGCCCAAATTTGCAGTTGATTTTGATGAAATCAGCGATGCGGATGAACGAGAGATAATGATGCGGGATGTGTTTGAACGTGTTCAGGCCTTGCTGAATTTTCTTGGCATGAAGTAAAATGGCGCCTTCGCTGAATTTGAGCGGGCCCTGATCCGCGAGCGCCAGCGCGAAGGAATCGCCCTTGCCAAAAAACGTGTAGCGTACCGTGGCCGCAAGAAAGCGCTATCGCCCTCCAGCTCCAGAGGCAATTATGCTTCAAAGACTAACATTGCATGTGGTACAATAAATGGGGGCAGGTCAAGCACAAAATGGCAAACAGCAATTTCCCAAGAATTCATAGCGATCTATTAAAAACAAAAGAAGATTTGTCATATTTACATAAACTTTTCGATCAAACAAAATCAAAATATAAAAAAGAATTAAAAAATGTTATGTACATCCCTTGGTATAAAATAATCATAGATAGACTAATCTTAATTCTTACTTTTGGGATAATTAATAACATTGAAAAAAACTAAATCGAATTAGAAATAAAAAAGCGGGATGTTCAAAGGAAATATTATGCTCTATTTGATGAAATTGAAAAAGAAATAGTTGAAATCTCCAATAATGTTAAAGATTTATCTGACGTTGACCATCAATTTATAATAGAACTTCGAAGCCATCTTTGTGAAAACGGCTATCCTTCAAATTGGGAAGAAGTATCAAGAGCTGTTCGGGAAAGGGATGATTATCATTGCAAGTCTTGTGGAACTGAATATCAGGTTCTACATGTTCATCATGTTATCCCTTTATCTAGAGGGGGATCGAATAATATATCAAATTTGATTACTTTGTGCGAAAAATGTCATATAAATAAACATCCCCACATGAGGAGATAAAAATGTCTTTTTATGGAGTGGTTCCCGAAGGAACAGGCGGGCATCTAATTACAATCGAAGCCCAAGTAAATATCGCTGCACCTACAAAATCTGAGTCTCTAGATATTCGTTTGCTTGGACTTCCGCAAGTTGCATTGAAACAAGGAGTTCCTCGCTGGCAAAATGCTCTAAGAAACAGTGGATTAACTTATCCTAAATATGAAGTAACTATAAATCTAGCCCCAGCAGATTTGCCTAAAGAGGGAACAACCCTAGAGGCACCAATAGTTGCCATTTTAGGGATACTTGGAGAAACAACTGAAGAGTCTGAAAAAGTAGAAGATAATAAAGATAAAAATCCAGAAGATTTTAGAAAAGTAATTGAAGAAATCCGTTTGCGTAACCAATTAAGAAGAGAGCGACTTAAGAGGATTTATAAATCAGACTGGGTAATCATTGGTGAGTTGAGATTGTCAGGAGAATTGAAAAGCACTCGTTCTCTTCTTGGAATGATTTCGAAGGCTCCTAAAGGCGCTAAAATAATTGTCCCTATTGAATCTAAACACGAAGCAAGTATTTTACTTTTTAAAGATATTAATGCTCAAGTATTTTGCGTTTCCCATATTAATGAAGTTGTGAATTTTATTTTGGGAGAAATTAAGATCGATCCCATAAAAAATGATCTCAAAGCAATAATAAACTCAATTCCCAAAGATCAAGAAATGAAAGCATATACAGATTACAGTGATATTGTCGGACAAGATATTGCCAAAAGAGCAATTGAAATTGCTATTGCTGGTGGGCATTCAGTTCTACTTTTCGGCCCTCCTGGAGAAGGTAAAACAATGTTAGCAAAAGCAATTCCAGGAATAATGCCCAATCTTACAACAAAGGAATGTTTTGAGATTAATCAAATATATAGCGCAAAAGGGCTTCTTAAACAGGGCCAAGTAAAAATCATGAGACCATTTCGTCAAGTACATACATCTGCTTCATTAGTTAATATTTTAGGAGGTCGTGGACAAAGTGGGGATATTGAACCAGGGGAGGTTTCTCTAGCTCATAATGGAGTTCTCTTTCTTGATGAATTGCCTCAATTTCCAATAGGTTATGTGGACCAACTAAGAGCAGCATTAGCCGAAAAAAAGATCGTCATTGGCCGTGCATCTGGATCAATTGAATTCATGTGTAATTTTGCATTGGTTTCCGCTATGAATCCTTGTACATGTGGTTATTATGGAGAATATAAATGCTCGATTTGTGCCAAAACAATTTGGAGACAGAATGGTGAGTGTGAAGATCATCCAAATGCAAATACTATACACAAATGTAAATGTTCAAAAGGTTCGGTTGATTCTTATCTTAGACGATTAAGTGGGCCATTTCTTGATCGAGTCGATTTAAAAGTTCGAGTTTATTCATTAAATCCCGAACAACGATTTGCTTCTAATAGTGGAGAGAGATCCAAATTAGTTAGGGATCGAATAAAAAAGGCGAGAGAAAGACAGACCGAAAGATATAAAGGACTTCCAATTCAAGTTAACGCCGAATTGGAAGATACACGGAAATATTTTCACCTACTTAAACTTCCCGCCGCTGATTTACATGAATTTGATAAAATCCAAGGAGAAAAGAATTTAAGTATGAGGGGCGCAGTGAAAGTTCTTCAAGTTGCACGGACTATTGCCGATCTTGAAGGAAAACAAGAAATGTCAATTGATCATATCTTGCAAGCATTAGGATTCATGGGGTCTACATTTAATGAACATGAAATCCAAGTAGAGTTTGAAACAACTATGCGCGAAGGGACTTCTGAAATCACTCCAATTTATATAAACCATCTAAAAGAAAAAGTTCTTGCAGAAATAGGCCGCAGAAGATTATCTAAAAATAGATGTGCAAAGGAAATAGACCTATCAATTTTAACATTCAATAAAGTAATGCGTGGTGAAACAAATATTTCTCAAATATCTATAACAAAAATTAATTCATGGCTCAATGAAAGCTCGGGAAAGAGCTTTTCAAAAAAACATTAAGAGTATTATGGAAAAGTTTCTTGATGTTAGAAGAAATAGAGAGAGAAGTTAAATTAGTGCAAAAACGAATGATAGAAAATAAATTGTAGCTTAGAAATAAAAGGAGTTTAATAATGGCTGATGACAATCTTTATGATGCTGTTCATGAGATTGAGAAATCTTTAGGTCTCCCTTCCAACTTTTATTCTTCTTTACTTGAGGAGGATGATTGGTCTTTTATAATAAAAATTCACTCATTGGTTGAAGCTGCCGTTACGCATATTTTAGTTGTAGCAAGCGGCAAGCAAGAACTAATTAATGTTTTCACTTTACTTGAATTAAGCGATAATCGTAAAGGAAAATTGGCATTCATAAAAGATATGAACCTATTGGAGAAGAAATATCGACGATTCATTAAAACACTTTCTGAATTGAGAAATAGCCTTGTGCATGACATAAAAAATGTTGGATTTTCATTTGATGATTATTTTAAGAAACTCAATCCAGAAAAGAGAAAATCTTTTGTGGAAGCAATGTCTTTAGGATTTAATGAGAAACTTGAGATTAATGGGAAACAGTTTACTTTCAAAGATCATATAGAAAATAAACCAAAAGAATCAATATGGTTAGCCACAATGGTCTTGCTTGCCGAAATATATATCAGTAAGATGTATGTTGAAATTAAAGTTAAGTATTTAGATCTAGCAGAACAATTAATGAAGGGTACCCCTAATCCGAATAATAAGACTTAAAGTGAGGGTGAATAAAAGTATTGGTAAAAGGTCTTTCATTATTACTTTTCCCATTCCGCTTATAGCCCGGCGCAATTCTTTGGATCGTGGAATTGAGCCCAATCGCGGCTGTTGGCTCGCCAGAAACGGCGCTGGCATTTCCGCTTAAACTGATCTCTGGCATTTTGTCACAAAAAAAGAAGTTTTATCTTTTTTGGATCATTTAAAATATTTTTACTCCAATGGAGTTTGGAGAGGCAGCAAAATTGACGAGGAGTCATTTGAAAAATGGCTTAGTAGGGAACTAAATTATTAAAATATCGATCAGATGATAGCAAACTTAATTTTCAACTCTTGAAAAAGATTTCTCTGTTTAAATTTAATCTCAGTCGTTCTCCAGGGTCGAGATGTCGCCGATCTCCTCGCCCCACTCCTGGGCGCGCAGCACGCGGCGCATGATCTTGCCCGAGCGCGTCTTGGGCAGTCCGGGGACGAACTCGATCTCCTGGGGCATGGCCAGGGCCGAGAGCTTCTTGCGGACGAAGTTCATGATGTCCAGCTCCAGCTCCTTGGATGCCTGGAAACCCGGTTTCAGGGCGATGAAGGCCTTGACCACCTCCATGTTCACCGGGTCGGGCTTGCCGACGACGGCCGACTCGGCCACCGACTCGTGCTCGAGCAGCGCCGACTCGATCTCGAAGGGGCCGACCAAATGGCCGGCGGTGTTGATCACGTCGTCGTCGCGGCCGACGAACCAGAAATAGCCGTCCTCGTCGATCGAGGCGCGGTCGCCGCAGATGTACCAGCCGTTCTTGAACTTGCTTTTATAGGTTTCTTCGTTTTTCCAGTAGGTGCGGAACATCGACGGCCATCCCGGCTTGATGGCTATCAGGCCGACGATGCCGGCCTTGGTGATCGGCTCGTGGGTCTTCAGGTCGACCACGGTGGCGGTGATGCCGGGAAAGGGCTTGCCCATGGAGCCGGGCTTGATCTTCATCGTCGGGTAGTTGCTGATCATCATGCTGCCGGTCTCGGTCTGCCAGAAGGTGTCGTGGAAGAACAGGCCGAAGACCTTCTTCGACCAAAGCACCGCCTCGGCGTTGAGCGGTTCGCCGACCGAGCAGAGGTGGCGCAAACAGGAGAGATCGAATTTCTTGACGATCTCGTCGCCCTCCTTCATCAGGGAGCGGATGGCGGTCGGCGCCGAGTACCAGACGCTGACGCGGTATTTTTCGATGAAGCGGTACCACGACTCGGCCTTGAAACCGGCGTCGAGGACGCACTGGGTGACGCCGTTGGCCCAGGCGCCAATGATGCCGTAGGAGGTGCCGGTGACCCAGCCCGGATCGGCCGTGCACCAGTAGATGTCGTCCTCCTTCAGGTCGAGGACATACTTGGCGGTGATGT belongs to Candidatus Aminicenantes bacterium and includes:
- a CDS encoding HNH endonuclease gives rise to the protein MELRSHLCENGYPSNWEEVSRAVRERDDYHCKSCGTEYQVLHVHHVIPLSRGGSNNISNLITLCEKCHINKHPHMRR
- a CDS encoding ATP-binding protein produces the protein MSFYGVVPEGTGGHLITIEAQVNIAAPTKSESLDIRLLGLPQVALKQGVPRWQNALRNSGLTYPKYEVTINLAPADLPKEGTTLEAPIVAILGILGETTEESEKVEDNKDKNPEDFRKVIEEIRLRNQLRRERLKRIYKSDWVIIGELRLSGELKSTRSLLGMISKAPKGAKIIVPIESKHEASILLFKDINAQVFCVSHINEVVNFILGEIKIDPIKNDLKAIINSIPKDQEMKAYTDYSDIVGQDIAKRAIEIAIAGGHSVLLFGPPGEGKTMLAKAIPGIMPNLTTKECFEINQIYSAKGLLKQGQVKIMRPFRQVHTSASLVNILGGRGQSGDIEPGEVSLAHNGVLFLDELPQFPIGYVDQLRAALAEKKIVIGRASGSIEFMCNFALVSAMNPCTCGYYGEYKCSICAKTIWRQNGECEDHPNANTIHKCKCSKGSVDSYLRRLSGPFLDRVDLKVRVYSLNPEQRFASNSGERSKLVRDRIKKARERQTERYKGLPIQVNAELEDTRKYFHLLKLPAADLHEFDKIQGEKNLSMRGAVKVLQVARTIADLEGKQEMSIDHILQALGFMGSTFNEHEIQVEFETTMREGTSEITPIYINHLKEKVLAEIGRRRLSKNRCAKEIDLSILTFNKVMRGETNISQISITKINSWLNESSGKSFSKKH
- the acsA gene encoding acetate--CoA ligase, translating into MDRRTNMTNMRTYEEELKDFKWAISEKELGYKAGDVINIGEFCSDRICRQGKGGKLALIWEGHAGEVKKYTFNDMRLLTNAIAQFLKNLGLQPGERICLFMDKVPELYFGFLAILKMGGIAQPLFSAFGAESLLTRLADAGTAAIITQKKHVAKVRALLKDMPGLRHIIIVDDDKAKPLREREIALDMEKEPKVETFASFPSKAETPSVLHYTSGTTGKPKGAQHVHYSLISQYITAKYVLDLKEDDIYWCTADPGWVTGTSYGIIGAWANGVTQCVLDAGFKAESWYRFIEKYRVSVWYSAPTAIRSLMKEGDEIVKKFDLSCLRHLCSVGEPLNAEAVLWSKKVFGLFFHDTFWQTETGSMMISNYPTMKIKPGSMGKPFPGITATVVDLKTHEPITKAGIVGLIAIKPGWPSMFRTYWKNEETYKSKFKNGWYICGDRASIDEDGYFWFVGRDDDVINTAGHLVGPFEIESALLEHESVAESAVVGKPDPVNMEVVKAFIALKPGFQASKELELDIMNFVRKKLSALAMPQEIEFVPGLPKTRSGKIMRRVLRAQEWGEEIGDISTLEND